Proteins from one Cryptomeria japonica chromosome 4, Sugi_1.0, whole genome shotgun sequence genomic window:
- the LOC131074155 gene encoding cytochrome P450 86B1, which translates to MDLYIIPVASTMLALVSIITWHCLKSKSSLPLNWPLLGMMPSLLWNITNVYDYATKVVIENGGTFKFRGPWISRDLFEVVTSSPLNLEHILKNDFPNFPRGPYFKGVFFEIFGDGLFTADHDLWRRQRKAVGIAISSSSFRDRNIILLQKSLQEKIIPVLQEAKDKKSLFDLQDIFLRFNFDVICMTILGKDPGCLSSGPLLDVPFAMAFDEAIEACTYRLIFPPFLWRFMRFLNVGSEKKLRRAQAVICEFASEMVKSRIEELKSGGETLQGDILSSFIKLEEEEGRSPPEKLLQDLTMSMFLAGRDTSALSLCWFFWLLSRHPNVEQKIISEITQILSSKQLNNNNNNISYDKMDLFGLEELRCMNYLQAAVSETLRLYPPVPISYRQAIEDSILPDGTHVKKGSKLLYFIYATNRMESLWGKDALEFKPERWIDKEGVCMKEWDYKFPVFNAGPRLCLGRDIAYVNMKFMAANILSRYKVKVDPGHKVKPKFGLTLFMKHGLKVSLESRDGIV; encoded by the exons ATGGATCTTTACATCATTCCAGTGGCATCCACCATGCTAGCATTAGTAAGCATCATAACATGGCATTGTCTGAAATCAAAGAGTAGCCTACCTCTAAATTGGCCTCTGCTAGGCATGATGCCATCCCTGCTATGGAACATAACCAATGTCTATGACTATGCAACCAAAGTAGTCATAGAAAATGGTGGCACCTTCAAATTTAGAGGCCCTTGGATATCAAGGGATCTCTTTGAGGTAGTCACCTCAAGTCCTCTTAATCTAGAGCACATTCTGAAGAATGATTTCCCCAATTTCCCAAGGGGTCCCTATTTCAAGGGTgttttctttgaaatatttggtgATGGTTTGTTCACAGCAGACCATGACTTATGGAGGAGACAAAGAAAAGCAGTGGGAATAGCCATAAGCAGCAGCAGTTTCAGAGACAGGAATATAATTTTGTTGCAAAAGTCACTGCAGGAAAAAATCATACCAGTTCTTCAAGAAGCAAAAGACAAGAAATCATTGTTTGATCTGCAAGATATTTTTCTTAGATTCAATTTTGATGTAATCTGTATGACCATATTGGGTAAAGATCCCGGATGTTTAAGCTCTGGTCCTCTTCTTGATGTCCCATTTGCCATGGCCTTTGATGAAGCTATAGAAGCATGCACTTATAGGCTCATTTTTCCTCCATTTTTATGGAGATTTATGAGATTTTTGAATGTAGGGTCTGAGAAAAAGCTGAGGAGAGCTCAAGCAGTGATATGTGAATTTGCATCAGAGATGGTGAAGAGTAGAATTGAGGAGCTCAAGTCAGGAGGAGAAACACTTCAAGGTGACATTTTGTCAAGCTTTATCAAGTTGGAGGAAGAAGAAGGGCGTTCCCCTCCTGAAAAATTGCTGCAG GATTTAACTATGAGCATGTTTCTTGCTGGTAGAGATACTTCTGCTTTATCTCTTTGCTGGTTCTTCTGGCTTCTGAGCAGGCACCCAAATGTAGAGCAAAAGATAATCTCTGAAATCACCCAGATACTGAGCTCAAAACAGttgaataacaacaacaacaatatttctTATGATAAGATGGATTTGTTTGGTTTAGAAGAATTGAGATGCATGAACTATTTGCAGGCAGCAGTATCTGAAACCCTAAGGCTTTATCCTCCTGTCCCCATAAGTTACAGACAAGCTATAGAAGACAGCATTTTGCCTGATGGAACACATGTTAAGAAAGGCTCAAAGCTTCTGTATTTTATCTATGCTACAAATAGAATGGAGAGCCTTTGGGGGAAGGATGCCTTGGAATTCAAGCCTGAAAGATGGATTGACAAAGAGGGAGTTTGTATGAAAGAGTGGGATTATAAGTTTCCTGTGTTTAATGCTGGTCCTAGGCTGTGCTTAGGAAGAGATATTGCTTATGTCAACATGAAGTTTATGGCTGCAAATATTCTTTCTCGTTATAAAGTGAAGGTTGATCCTGGTCACAAGGTGAAGCCTAAGTTTGGACTTACTCTCTTCATGAAACATGGCCTCAAGGTTAGCTTGGAATCAAGAGATGGTATTGTATAA